The window GACGACCTCAAAGCGGCTGCCAAAGCCCTACGAATTCGTCGTGCTAAACGCCCATCTCTAACCCAAGAACGATCACTTGTAAACAATCAGGAGGACACCAATGAATAGATTAAATTTAGACGATTTCGATCTGTGGATATTTGCTTCACATATGGCCATACATATCAATGAGTTCAACCCAGAGGAATACAACCTGGATACCAGTTTTGTACCTGATGGCAGAGCTCTACGAAGGCTTAACCGATCACGTGATGTATTTGCCCGAATAATCACCGAGTTTACTTCACTTATCAGCGGGAAACCTCGCTGCCATTATCTCAATGATTATCTCACAGCGATCTTACGGAAAGACCTGAAGATGTATGTCGACAAGAAGGAAATCGCCCGTATTTGGGAGATTCCGATTGCCCAATTAGACATCGATAACTTAGCAGAGTTGGAAAGTAAGCATCTCTATGGTCAACCATGTTACCTGTGGGAAGATGTCGTCAACTTTGTGAGCTAATCAAATACATGGAGAGGGAACTCAATCCCCCTCTCCATTCTTATCTCCGTACAACCAAAAGAAATTACTTTTTATAAGATGAGTATATCTGAAAAACTATATCCCAACGAAGTTAAAACGATTTTAACTACTATTTTGAACCTAAATATCTCTCCAAATGGTAGTGAACAACAAACAATATTAAGTCCCCTTCGGGACGAACAGAACCCATCCTTTAGTATTAATATTAAAACTGGTTATTGGACTGATCATGGAACTAACGAAAGCGGTGATATCATTACGTTACTGCGAAAAATACTCAATATTAGCTTTTATAAAGCCGTAAAGAAGATAGAACCAGTGGTTGGTAGACAACTATTAAACCTTGTTGATCAAACAAATACCAAATACGCAAATATTCAGACATCAAACTATTCAAATGGTCATACAGACGACCAACTGTCTAAAGATATTGATGAACTTATAGCTGAACTTCCCAATGAAAACGATCGAAATCGCCTAACAAATGAGCCTCACCACCCACTACTAAAACAGCTATCGTCATACGATTTAATCTCCAAGGAGACGCTTGAAAGGTTCAATTGTGGTATTAAAACACAATGGGATAAAGACTGGCTATCTATTCCCTATCCTACAGGTATGCAGTTGTATCGTCGGGAAAACGGGGAAAAAGTTATCCGAATGATGAAAGGGAGCAAGCCGAAAGATTCCTGGTTTGGCACAGGTCAGCTAACCGGTAAATCGATTCTGTTTATTTGTAAGTCACCTCGTGAGGCGATGATGCTTAGCGAGCGATACAGCGATGTGATTGATGTTATAAGCATTGCATCCGGTGAAATCCCAGAAATGTCTGACAAACAAGCCAATGACTTAAAACGAATCGTTAAACACGTTCATACTATAAAGATTCTATTTGACTGTGATACGAACTCTGTCAAACAAACTGCACACTCGTTTACCCAACATGTTAACCGTTCGGTTACTAATAATAACGTGAATGTTGAATTGGTTAACATTTCGAAGCTCACTAACAACAAATGCAAGGATATAACGGATTATTTTAAGCAAGAGCCAGACCCTCAAAAAGTGTATAAAAAGATTCTTGCCAAAGGAACCACAATCCAACATAGAAAAAAGCGTCTTTCGGATATATTCAGCAATGAATGGAACGTGCAACAGGCCAAACCACACGGCGACAAGGTTTTTGAAAGACTGCCCAAAGCATTAAAAGAAATCACGGACCTATTTCCCGACCAGTCCGAACGTGATGTGTTCCTTAATGCAGCCCTTCCAGTGTTATCTGCCCATTTGCCTAACGTACATATTCCTCATCGAGATGGAGCTTATTCTCCTGATCTTTATACCATTGTTATAGCAAAACCGGGATCTGGCAAAGGAATCGCTGAAAAGGCTCGAAAGATTGGTCATCAGTTAAACAACAAACTTATTGAAGACGGTAAAAAGGAACTACTAAAGTGGGAAGGATTACCCAAAAAGGATAAAGAGAAAACCCCTAAGCCTATTCCGCGTCAACTATTCCTGCCGGGCAATACCAGCTCTCGGGCATTGTATGACTTTTTAGCCCATAACGATGGACGTGGACTTATTTTTGAAACCGAAATCGATACCCTTGTCAATGCTACCCGACAGGATTGGGGCGATTTTACGGATGTTATACGAAAGGGATTCCATCACGAACCCTCAACGATGAGACGAAAGAACGATAATATGTATATCGAACGGCCTGAGCTATCAATTTTTATGTCTGGTACGTTTGACCAATTTTCGAAACTGTTTGACAATGCAGAAAACGGACACTTCAGCCGGTATGCCTATTATACATTTGAATCCAAATTGACGTGGAAGACCCACCGTCCCACGAATAACTCCCAACAACTCGCTGAAAAGTTAGACCATTTTTCATCGGTGATGTTCAAAACGTATAATATCTTAAAAGAGAAAGAATCTCCGCTTGTCATACAATTAGAAGACCGTCATTGGGACTACCTCAATGATACCTTTATGCATAAGATGCAGGAGCTCGAAGACCATGGAATGAGCCGGTACCTGCAATCAAATAATCAACGGATTGCGGTAATAGCACTTCGAATAGCCGCCATTATGTGTATTGTCAGAAATATAATAGCAACTAAACCAGAAATTGTTAAACGCTCAACACTAATCGTAACCAATGCAGACATGGAGGTAAGTATTGGGCTGGCGCAAAACTTTCTGGACCATGCCATTCGGCTGTTTCACTTGCTCCCCGGTAGCTCCGCCAAACCTTCTAACAACAAAACCATGAATCGCTTTTTTTATGCCCTGCCTGAGCGATTTGAAACCAATCAGGCCTATTTTTATGGTTATGAAGCGGGTATACCCGAACGTACCGTACGCAACTATTTAAAAAAGTTATGCGATCAAGAGTTTCTTTATAAAAAAGCACACGGATCGTATGTCAAAACGGATCACTAATTTTGCCACGGTTGCCATATTTGCCATTCTTGCCGCTTTCAACTCAAATGGCACAAAAGGCAAGAATGGCAACCTGGCAAAAGGTAGGTAAGCCTCTCTATTTGTCAT of the Fodinibius sp. Rm-B-1B1-1 genome contains:
- a CDS encoding DUF3987 domain-containing protein — translated: MSISEKLYPNEVKTILTTILNLNISPNGSEQQTILSPLRDEQNPSFSINIKTGYWTDHGTNESGDIITLLRKILNISFYKAVKKIEPVVGRQLLNLVDQTNTKYANIQTSNYSNGHTDDQLSKDIDELIAELPNENDRNRLTNEPHHPLLKQLSSYDLISKETLERFNCGIKTQWDKDWLSIPYPTGMQLYRRENGEKVIRMMKGSKPKDSWFGTGQLTGKSILFICKSPREAMMLSERYSDVIDVISIASGEIPEMSDKQANDLKRIVKHVHTIKILFDCDTNSVKQTAHSFTQHVNRSVTNNNVNVELVNISKLTNNKCKDITDYFKQEPDPQKVYKKILAKGTTIQHRKKRLSDIFSNEWNVQQAKPHGDKVFERLPKALKEITDLFPDQSERDVFLNAALPVLSAHLPNVHIPHRDGAYSPDLYTIVIAKPGSGKGIAEKARKIGHQLNNKLIEDGKKELLKWEGLPKKDKEKTPKPIPRQLFLPGNTSSRALYDFLAHNDGRGLIFETEIDTLVNATRQDWGDFTDVIRKGFHHEPSTMRRKNDNMYIERPELSIFMSGTFDQFSKLFDNAENGHFSRYAYYTFESKLTWKTHRPTNNSQQLAEKLDHFSSVMFKTYNILKEKESPLVIQLEDRHWDYLNDTFMHKMQELEDHGMSRYLQSNNQRIAVIALRIAAIMCIVRNIIATKPEIVKRSTLIVTNADMEVSIGLAQNFLDHAIRLFHLLPGSSAKPSNNKTMNRFFYALPERFETNQAYFYGYEAGIPERTVRNYLKKLCDQEFLYKKAHGSYVKTDH